In the genome of Acidobacteriota bacterium, one region contains:
- a CDS encoding dipeptidase, with protein sequence MTLFARVRPRPVGRSTWWLRPIAWLAPALTLGAIGACASRAPAAAAVAVPERADRPSPAAALDVSADAWRLHREAIVVDTHVDTTQRLLFDAAFDLGVRHADGHLDIPRMRDGGLDAAFFSIWVPASVPAPDAVRRALALVDRTRETVRTHARDLELATSAAGVREAVRRGKIAVLLGLEGGHMIDGDLGLLRTFAALGVRYLTLTHSAGTPWAGSSGDAAPRGLTPFGRDVVRELNRLGVMVDVSHVSDETFYDVIATTQAPVLASHSSARALVNHARNMTDDMLRAVAKNGGVVMVDFVVTFLDERYRQAFAAMPPAVASRVRDLAQRCGADEACSLVGANQMIHELMAAGALPPVSWTAIVDHLDHIVKTAGIDHVGIGSDFDGATTPLGMEDVTKLPRLTDALLRRGYAPEAIRKILGGNVLRVMADVDAIGRRSSER encoded by the coding sequence ATGACGCTGTTCGCGCGGGTTCGTCCGCGTCCCGTCGGCCGCTCCACGTGGTGGTTGCGGCCGATCGCCTGGCTGGCGCCGGCTTTGACGCTTGGCGCCATCGGTGCGTGCGCCTCGCGCGCGCCGGCGGCCGCGGCCGTCGCGGTGCCCGAGCGTGCCGACCGGCCGTCGCCGGCAGCCGCGCTCGACGTCAGCGCCGACGCGTGGCGCCTCCACAGGGAGGCGATCGTCGTCGATACCCACGTCGACACGACGCAACGTCTGCTGTTCGACGCGGCGTTCGATCTCGGCGTGCGCCACGCCGACGGCCATCTGGACATTCCCCGGATGCGCGACGGCGGGCTGGACGCCGCGTTCTTCTCGATCTGGGTGCCGGCGAGCGTGCCGGCGCCGGATGCGGTGCGCCGCGCGCTGGCGCTCGTCGACCGGACGCGCGAGACCGTCCGGACGCACGCCCGCGATCTCGAGCTCGCCACGTCGGCGGCCGGCGTGCGCGAGGCCGTGCGACGCGGGAAGATCGCCGTCCTGCTGGGGCTCGAGGGCGGGCACATGATCGACGGCGATCTCGGCCTGCTTCGCACGTTCGCCGCGCTGGGCGTCCGCTACCTGACGCTCACGCACTCGGCCGGCACGCCGTGGGCCGGCTCGTCGGGCGACGCCGCGCCGCGCGGCTTGACGCCGTTCGGACGCGACGTCGTGCGGGAGTTGAATCGGCTCGGCGTGATGGTCGACGTCTCGCACGTCTCGGACGAGACGTTCTACGACGTCATCGCGACGACGCAGGCGCCGGTGCTCGCCTCGCATTCGTCGGCCCGCGCCCTCGTGAACCACGCGCGCAACATGACCGACGACATGCTGCGGGCCGTGGCGAAGAATGGCGGTGTCGTGATGGTCGACTTCGTCGTGACGTTCCTGGACGAGCGCTACCGGCAGGCCTTCGCCGCGATGCCGCCGGCCGTGGCGAGCCGGGTTCGCGACCTCGCGCAGCGATGCGGTGCCGACGAGGCCTGCAGCCTCGTCGGCGCCAACCAGATGATCCACGAGCTGATGGCGGCCGGCGCCTTGCCGCCGGTCTCCTGGACCGCCATCGTCGATCACCTCGACCACATCGTCAAAACCGCCGGCATCGACCACGTCGGCATCGGATCGGATTTCGACGGCGCGACGACCCCATTGGGCATGGAGGACGTGACGAAGCTTCCGCGCCTCACCGATGCGCTGCTGCGCCGTGGCTACGCGCCGGAGGCGATTCGCAAGATCCTCGGCGGCAACGTGCTTCGCGTCATGGCGGACGTCGACGCGATCGGCCGGCGGTCGTCGGAGCGGTGA
- a CDS encoding SDR family oxidoreductase: MSASPAVNERPSALVTGANTGIGLATARQLAASGFRVLITGRHAESIERAAADVRRATRNPDVDPLVLDLGNAESIRACATAVVARASSLHVLINNAGTVPHRGERTASGFEQAFGVNHVGHFLLTALLVDFLRASAPSRVVTVASHAHYGVRGFDWSAVRLPTRSRLGYREYAASKLANVLFSVELGRRLGGTGVTTYAVHPGVVASDLWRGVYWPVRKLITWPMISSDRGADTSVYCATAPALARETGLYYDKRAPKSPSRAAADPSLARELWARTEAWIQSSSNSEF, from the coding sequence GTGTCTGCCTCGCCGGCGGTGAACGAGCGCCCGAGCGCGCTCGTCACCGGTGCGAATACCGGGATCGGCCTCGCCACCGCGCGCCAACTCGCTGCCTCGGGATTCCGCGTGCTCATCACCGGCCGGCACGCCGAGTCGATCGAGCGCGCCGCTGCCGACGTGCGCCGCGCGACCCGCAACCCGGACGTCGACCCGCTCGTGCTCGATCTCGGCAACGCCGAGTCGATTCGAGCGTGCGCCACGGCCGTGGTCGCGCGAGCCTCCTCGCTGCACGTGCTGATCAACAACGCGGGCACCGTGCCACACCGCGGCGAGCGGACGGCGTCGGGTTTCGAGCAGGCATTCGGCGTGAACCACGTCGGCCATTTCCTGCTCACGGCGCTGCTCGTCGATTTCCTCCGTGCGTCCGCGCCCTCCCGCGTCGTCACCGTCGCGAGCCATGCGCACTACGGCGTGCGCGGCTTCGACTGGTCGGCCGTGCGGCTGCCCACACGCTCGCGGCTCGGATACCGCGAGTACGCCGCGTCGAAGCTCGCGAACGTGCTGTTCAGCGTCGAACTGGGCCGGCGGCTCGGCGGCACGGGCGTCACGACGTACGCCGTCCATCCCGGCGTGGTCGCGTCCGATCTGTGGCGCGGCGTCTACTGGCCGGTACGCAAGCTGATCACGTGGCCGATGATCAGCTCGGACCGCGGCGCCGACACCTCGGTGTACTGCGCCACGGCGCCGGCGCTCGCCAGGGAGACGGGCTTGTACTACGACAAGCGGGCGCCGAAGTCGCCGAGCCGTGCCGCCGCGGACCCATCGCTCGCGCGCGAGCTTTGGGCGCGGACCGAGGCATGGATTCAGAGCTCCAGCAACTCTGAGTTTTGA
- the ysxC gene encoding ribosome biogenesis GTP-binding protein YsxC, whose product MKILSAELVATAGADRSTVRGIRDEPAQIAFVGRSNVGKSSLLNALARRKIARTSAAPGKTRTANTYHLVLEGGPGGPGRWSTYLVDLPGYGYARGGDDAAGELAAVADAFFRGWRVRHTDPRRCPGVVFLLVDARHPGLRSDLDAYGWLAGAAGPVAVVATKVDKLSRAERTRHLQQIERAIGLAPVPVSSVTGEGLDELWKLIAAAART is encoded by the coding sequence GTGAAGATCCTCAGCGCCGAGCTCGTCGCCACCGCGGGGGCCGATCGGTCGACAGTACGCGGCATTCGCGATGAGCCGGCACAGATCGCCTTCGTCGGGCGGTCGAACGTCGGCAAGTCCAGCCTGCTGAACGCGCTCGCGCGACGGAAGATCGCGCGGACGAGCGCGGCGCCCGGCAAGACTCGTACGGCCAACACGTACCATCTCGTCCTCGAGGGCGGTCCGGGAGGTCCGGGACGCTGGTCGACGTACCTCGTCGATCTCCCTGGCTACGGCTACGCGCGTGGCGGCGACGATGCGGCCGGTGAGCTGGCGGCCGTCGCGGACGCGTTCTTTCGTGGCTGGCGGGTCAGGCACACCGATCCGCGGCGTTGTCCCGGCGTCGTCTTCCTCCTGGTGGATGCGCGCCATCCAGGACTGCGTTCGGATCTCGACGCCTATGGCTGGCTGGCCGGCGCCGCTGGCCCGGTCGCGGTGGTGGCCACGAAGGTCGACAAGCTGTCGCGAGCGGAGCGCACCCGGCACTTGCAGCAGATCGAGCGCGCGATCGGCCTCGCGCCCGTTCCTGTCTCGTCGGTCACGGGAGAGGGGCTCGACGAACTGTGGAAGCTCATCGCAGCGGCCGCACGGACGTGA
- a CDS encoding M3 family metallopeptidase: MTANPLLAPWAGPYGGVPPWDRMQAEDFPAALGAALVEERAEIDAIVSNPAPASFDNTIAALERSGRTRDRVERMFSVARESVTDEAIQAIEREWQPKLAAAADAILLNAALFARIDAVHRAANEAGLAQDQRRVAAWLHDVFVRHGARLGSAEKAQLAAINQELASLFSTFRQHVLADENSWTVLGSRDDLAGLPEAFVETLAAAAADRGLDGRWVVVNTRSSVDPFLTASTRRDLRAQVWRAFKQRGDTGNAYDTNATIARIVRLRAHRARLLGFASHAHWRMADTMARTPDAARALMMRVWPAAVRRVHEELADMTAVAQDEGAPLPLEPWDYLHFAEKVRQSRYALDQAAITPYFELDQMVAAALWSAERRYGLVFAEITGQVPVFHPEVRVWEVRDAETGAHRGVFYLDNFARPGKRSGAWASEYREQHRLDGPVAPLVSNNNNFVKAPAGEPTLLSLDDVRTLFHEFGHALHSLLQDVRYPSLGTTPRDFVEFPSQINEHWVLTRDVLDRFARHCRTGDPMPDALVEKIARAGKFNQGYATIEYLAAAIVDMDLHTRPDGVADPPSFERDALARLGMPREIALRHRLPHFDHLFGSDSYSAGYYSYLWSDVMAADTWRAFETAPGGPWDEALLGRMREHLLSNGNATDRAEAYRAFLGRDPDVAALFEERGFPIP; this comes from the coding sequence GTGACCGCCAATCCGCTGCTCGCGCCGTGGGCCGGCCCGTACGGCGGGGTGCCGCCGTGGGATCGCATGCAGGCCGAGGATTTTCCGGCGGCGCTCGGCGCGGCGCTGGTCGAGGAGCGGGCGGAGATCGATGCGATCGTCTCGAACCCCGCGCCCGCCTCGTTCGACAACACGATCGCGGCGCTCGAGCGCAGCGGGCGCACGCGCGACCGCGTCGAGCGCATGTTCTCGGTGGCGCGCGAGAGCGTCACCGACGAGGCGATCCAGGCGATCGAGCGCGAGTGGCAGCCGAAGCTCGCGGCCGCTGCCGACGCGATTCTGTTGAACGCCGCGCTCTTCGCGCGCATCGACGCCGTGCACCGCGCGGCGAACGAGGCCGGCCTCGCGCAGGATCAGCGCCGAGTGGCCGCCTGGCTGCACGACGTGTTCGTACGCCACGGCGCGCGGCTCGGCTCGGCGGAGAAGGCGCAGCTCGCCGCGATCAACCAGGAGCTTGCGAGCCTGTTCTCGACCTTCCGCCAGCACGTTCTGGCGGACGAGAACAGTTGGACCGTGCTGGGCTCGCGCGACGATCTGGCCGGTCTGCCGGAGGCGTTCGTCGAGACGCTGGCGGCCGCGGCCGCCGACCGCGGGCTGGACGGGCGGTGGGTGGTCGTCAACACGCGATCGAGCGTCGACCCGTTTCTGACCGCCTCGACGCGACGCGATCTGCGAGCGCAGGTCTGGCGCGCGTTCAAGCAGCGCGGCGACACCGGCAATGCGTACGACACGAACGCGACGATCGCCCGCATCGTCCGCCTGCGCGCCCACCGGGCCCGGCTGCTCGGCTTCGCGTCGCACGCGCACTGGCGGATGGCCGATACGATGGCCCGGACGCCCGATGCCGCGCGCGCGCTGATGATGCGCGTCTGGCCGGCGGCGGTGCGGCGCGTGCACGAGGAGCTGGCCGACATGACGGCGGTGGCGCAGGACGAAGGCGCGCCGCTGCCGCTCGAGCCGTGGGACTACCTCCACTTCGCCGAGAAAGTACGGCAATCTCGCTACGCCCTGGACCAGGCGGCGATCACGCCGTACTTCGAGCTGGATCAGATGGTCGCGGCGGCATTGTGGTCCGCCGAGCGGCGGTACGGCCTCGTCTTCGCCGAGATCACGGGCCAGGTGCCGGTGTTCCATCCGGAGGTCCGCGTGTGGGAGGTCCGCGACGCGGAGACCGGCGCGCATCGTGGCGTGTTCTATCTCGACAACTTCGCCCGGCCGGGCAAGCGATCCGGCGCCTGGGCGTCCGAGTACCGCGAGCAGCATCGGCTCGACGGTCCGGTGGCGCCGCTCGTCTCGAACAACAACAACTTCGTCAAGGCGCCGGCCGGGGAGCCGACGCTGCTCTCGCTCGACGACGTCCGGACGCTGTTCCACGAGTTCGGGCACGCGCTGCACTCGTTGCTGCAGGACGTGCGCTATCCCAGCCTCGGCACGACGCCGCGTGATTTCGTCGAGTTCCCGTCGCAGATCAACGAGCACTGGGTGCTGACGCGCGACGTGCTCGACCGCTTCGCGCGGCACTGCCGCACGGGGGATCCGATGCCCGACGCGCTCGTCGAGAAGATCGCGCGCGCCGGCAAGTTCAACCAGGGCTACGCCACGATCGAGTACCTGGCCGCCGCCATCGTCGACATGGACCTCCACACGCGGCCCGACGGGGTGGCCGATCCGCCGAGCTTCGAGCGAGACGCGCTCGCTAGGCTCGGCATGCCGCGCGAGATCGCGCTGCGCCACCGGCTGCCGCACTTCGATCATCTGTTCGGCAGCGACAGCTACTCGGCCGGCTACTACAGCTATCTTTGGTCCGACGTGATGGCTGCCGACACGTGGCGCGCGTTCGAGACCGCACCCGGTGGTCCGTGGGACGAGGCGCTGCTCGGCCGGATGCGCGAGCACCTGCTGTCGAACGGCAACGCCACCGATCGCGCCGAGGCCTACCGCGCGTTCCTTGGACGGGATCCCGACGTCGCCGCCCTGTTCGAGGAGCGCGGCTTCCCGATTCCTTGA
- a CDS encoding class I SAM-dependent methyltransferase, with product MTGVAGAALLGQAFWPASPGDASKAITPFAEAEPVFRALGTPLPFAFAGEPGPVADARWATWVAARDAEIRARGARHEPDAILSLGFSGTSFAAARTAASSRSTGAPPAAATAFPPLLSAYVVERALNDLVMHRLVDRQSIRRVAVVGPGLEFRDDGHARDFYPEQTLQPFTLADSLVRVGLAHPDRLELTIYDVDPRVLDHVAAVQAVVQRGASYRLHLPLPPDTPSHAWQPGLVAYWQRAGNWIGADVAPGRPPDGMDGLRARAVRVTPAIVQSLRAADLNVVLERPSSGASDASFNLVVATNAFASFAPIEQALALANIHSMLRPGGLLLAAALAPGVPIDHWSPAFAVHVVFDHQQSGDTVCWLTAQPARHAIDQSEHEGVRSDDNGARDFPPRGSSLHDRTTIRGG from the coding sequence ATGACGGGCGTCGCCGGGGCGGCACTGCTCGGCCAGGCGTTCTGGCCGGCCTCGCCAGGCGACGCATCGAAGGCCATCACTCCCTTCGCCGAGGCTGAACCGGTCTTCCGCGCGCTGGGAACGCCGCTGCCATTCGCATTCGCAGGCGAGCCCGGTCCGGTAGCGGATGCGCGCTGGGCCACCTGGGTGGCCGCGCGCGACGCCGAGATTCGCGCACGTGGCGCGCGCCACGAGCCTGACGCGATCCTGAGCCTCGGCTTCTCCGGAACGTCGTTCGCCGCCGCGCGAACTGCGGCATCCTCACGTTCGACGGGCGCACCTCCAGCCGCCGCGACAGCCTTTCCGCCGCTCCTCTCGGCCTACGTGGTCGAGCGCGCGTTGAACGATCTCGTGATGCACCGCCTCGTCGATCGCCAGAGCATCCGCCGCGTCGCGGTCGTCGGGCCGGGCCTCGAGTTCCGGGATGACGGTCATGCGCGCGACTTCTATCCCGAGCAGACCCTCCAACCGTTCACGCTGGCGGATTCGCTGGTGCGTGTCGGCTTGGCACATCCAGATCGGCTGGAGTTGACGATCTACGACGTCGACCCGCGCGTGCTGGATCACGTGGCGGCGGTGCAGGCCGTCGTACAGCGGGGCGCCTCCTATCGGCTGCACCTCCCGCTTCCTCCGGACACACCGTCGCACGCCTGGCAACCCGGCCTCGTCGCCTATTGGCAACGCGCCGGCAACTGGATCGGCGCCGACGTGGCGCCCGGGCGTCCGCCGGACGGCATGGACGGCCTCCGTGCCCGTGCCGTTCGCGTCACCCCAGCCATCGTCCAGTCGCTTCGAGCCGCGGACCTGAACGTCGTGCTCGAACGTCCCTCGAGCGGCGCATCGGATGCATCATTCAATCTCGTCGTCGCCACGAACGCGTTCGCGTCCTTCGCGCCGATAGAACAAGCCTTGGCGCTCGCGAACATCCATTCGATGCTGCGCCCAGGCGGGCTGCTGCTCGCGGCCGCGTTGGCCCCTGGCGTTCCCATCGACCACTGGTCGCCAGCCTTCGCCGTCCATGTCGTCTTCGATCACCAGCAGAGTGGCGATACCGTGTGCTGGCTCACGGCACAGCCGGCGCGACACGCCATCGACCAGAGTGAGCACGAAGGCGTCAGATCGGACGACAACGGCGCTCGAGACTTTCCACCGCGTGGTTCGTCCCTACACGACCGCACCACGATCAGAGGAGGCTGA
- a CDS encoding class I SAM-dependent RNA methyltransferase: MKILELRVERAVAGGRMLARHDGMAVLVAGAIPGERVRAEVERSTRSMVWARTIEVIEAAPSRREPAGDPACGGLDYAHIGYAEQRRCKAELIADALRRIGRVELDEPVDVAASHETGYRLRARLHVRGRRAGFFREGTHELCDAGATGQMRADTMAAILRAMDWLGDHADDVSEIVVSENIAATERVLHLTPRPDRDLASLPPPDAIAGLTGMTTIVRGRLQILAGRAEVADTATDLFGPDAPVPAATRWTRRSTSFFQANRYLVGALVGHVLASTPGARVADLYAGVGLFATAFGASGREVIAVEGEASAAGDLQTNAAPWPPLRMVHGAVERAIARLEVWKPDAVVLDPPRTGAGGEALAGIVGLGAARIVYVSCDPPTLARDTARLVSAGYVLRSARAFDLFPNTAHVETVVVFDATSRAR, from the coding sequence GTGAAGATCCTCGAGCTGCGCGTCGAGCGGGCCGTCGCGGGCGGACGGATGCTCGCGCGCCACGACGGCATGGCCGTCCTCGTCGCCGGCGCGATTCCCGGCGAGCGCGTCCGGGCGGAAGTGGAGCGATCGACGCGGTCGATGGTGTGGGCCCGGACCATCGAGGTGATCGAGGCGGCGCCGTCGCGCCGCGAGCCCGCCGGCGATCCCGCGTGTGGCGGGCTCGACTACGCGCACATCGGCTACGCGGAACAGCGTCGCTGCAAGGCGGAGCTCATCGCCGACGCGCTGCGCCGGATCGGCCGCGTCGAGCTCGACGAGCCGGTCGACGTCGCGGCCTCGCACGAGACGGGGTATCGGCTGCGGGCGCGGTTGCACGTTCGCGGCCGCCGCGCCGGCTTCTTTCGCGAGGGCACCCACGAGCTATGTGATGCCGGCGCGACCGGACAGATGCGCGCCGACACGATGGCGGCCATCCTCCGCGCGATGGACTGGCTCGGCGATCACGCCGACGACGTCTCGGAGATCGTGGTGTCGGAGAACATCGCGGCAACCGAGCGCGTCCTGCACCTGACGCCGCGGCCGGACCGCGACCTCGCGTCGTTGCCGCCCCCGGACGCCATCGCGGGGCTGACCGGCATGACGACAATCGTGCGCGGCCGGTTGCAGATCCTGGCCGGGCGCGCCGAGGTGGCCGACACCGCGACGGACCTGTTCGGGCCGGACGCTCCGGTGCCGGCCGCGACGCGCTGGACGCGCCGAAGCACATCCTTCTTCCAGGCCAACCGCTATCTCGTCGGCGCGCTCGTCGGGCACGTGCTGGCATCGACGCCGGGCGCGCGCGTCGCCGATCTCTACGCCGGCGTCGGCCTCTTCGCCACGGCGTTTGGCGCATCCGGCCGCGAGGTCATCGCTGTCGAAGGCGAAGCGAGTGCGGCCGGCGACCTGCAGACGAATGCGGCGCCGTGGCCCCCGTTGCGCATGGTGCACGGCGCCGTCGAGCGTGCGATCGCCCGGCTCGAGGTGTGGAAGCCCGACGCCGTGGTGCTCGACCCGCCGCGCACCGGAGCCGGCGGCGAAGCCCTCGCCGGCATCGTCGGGCTCGGCGCCGCGCGGATCGTATACGTCTCCTGCGATCCGCCAACGCTCGCGCGCGACACGGCCAGGCTCGTCAGCGCCGGCTACGTCCTGCGTTCGGCGCGCGCGTTCGATCTCTTTCCGAACACCGCTCACGTCGAGACCGTCGTCGTGTTCGATGCGACGTCGAGAGCCCGTTGA
- a CDS encoding biotin--[acetyl-CoA-carboxylase] ligase, with translation MTRTFDPLPGDLASAIARDAERLGRFARLHFLAETASTNDVALALALEGAPEGTAVMADEQRAGRGRRGHEWFSPAGAGVYLSVVVRPSGSRGAPPLVTLAAGVAAASAVRNTTALPAELKWPNDVVIGRPWRKLGGILTEASGTGDRVDAVVIGIGLNLLKASYPMELADRATSIEMELGRPVERAPLVVALLEALRVEIDRLHAEDHESIRRAWRALARAGLSGAPVRWRERGELRHGRARDIDADGALLVEAHGTLERVIGGDVHWDGLSRD, from the coding sequence GTGACGCGTACGTTCGATCCGCTACCTGGCGATCTCGCGTCGGCGATCGCACGCGACGCCGAGCGCCTCGGTCGATTCGCCCGCCTGCATTTCCTCGCTGAGACGGCATCGACCAACGACGTGGCGCTCGCGCTCGCCCTCGAGGGCGCGCCGGAAGGGACGGCCGTGATGGCCGACGAGCAGCGCGCCGGCCGCGGCCGCCGCGGCCACGAGTGGTTCTCGCCGGCCGGCGCCGGCGTGTACCTTTCGGTCGTCGTCCGGCCGAGCGGTTCCCGTGGCGCTCCGCCGCTCGTGACGCTGGCCGCCGGGGTGGCGGCCGCCAGCGCGGTGCGGAACACGACGGCGCTGCCGGCCGAGCTGAAGTGGCCGAACGACGTGGTGATCGGACGTCCGTGGCGCAAGCTCGGCGGCATCCTCACGGAAGCGAGCGGCACGGGCGATCGCGTCGACGCCGTCGTGATCGGCATCGGCCTCAATCTCCTGAAGGCCAGCTATCCAATGGAGCTCGCCGACCGCGCGACGTCGATCGAGATGGAGCTGGGCCGGCCCGTCGAACGGGCGCCGCTCGTCGTCGCGCTGCTCGAGGCGCTGCGTGTGGAGATCGACCGCCTGCACGCCGAGGATCACGAGAGCATCCGCCGCGCCTGGCGCGCGCTGGCGCGCGCCGGGCTGTCGGGCGCGCCGGTGCGCTGGCGCGAGCGCGGCGAGCTTCGTCACGGCCGCGCGCGTGACATCGACGCAGACGGCGCGCTGCTCGTCGAGGCGCATGGCACACTGGAGCGCGTGATTGGCGGCGACGTGCACTGGGACGGGCTGTCTCGTGACTGA
- the valS gene encoding valine--tRNA ligase — protein MTPRVPDKPALEGLEARWQARWEADGTYAFDRHAPRPAVYSIDTPPPTVSGSLHVGHVFSFTHTDVIARFQRMRGKAVFYPMGWDDNGLPTERRVQNYYGVRCDPSLPYDAAFAPPAKPPAHPISISRPNFVDLCVALTGEDEKAFEALWRHLGLSVDWSLTYATIGRDARWVSQRSFLRLLDRGVAYQLEAPTLWDVDFRTAVAQAELEDREMPGAYHRIRFAREDGEGAVEIDTTRPELLPACVALVAHPDDERYRPLFGHRVFTPLFEVPVPVHPHPLADPEKGTGIAMICTFGDVTDVTWWRELALPVRAVLQADGRLRPVQWGLDVWDSREPEQAQQHYDALAGLPVTRARTRIVELLRERGDLLGEPRPITHHVKFFEKGDRPLEIITSRQWFIRSMDVRETLLSRGRELQWVPRHMAARYENWVNGLNGDWCVSRQRFFGVPFPVWYKVRQDGTVDYEARLVPREAQLPVDPSTDVPDGYRADQRGTPGGFIGDPDVMDTWATSSLTPFIVCGWGRDEDLWRRTFPMDLRPQAHDIIRTWLFSTVLRSELEAGALPWKTAAISGWVLDPDRKKMSKSKGNVVTPMALLDEHGSDAVRYWAARGGPGVDTAFEPGQMKIGRRLAIKVLNAAKFVLSKTEPSGPVDDPLDRSMLAALAAVVQSATSSLEAYDYAAALRDIEAFFWSFCDDYIELSKRRRARDDGAAASASAAAQRALSVMLRLFAPFLPFVTEEVWSWWQEGSVHRAAWPAIEDLGVEGSDDGRLYADARHVTAAIRHHRSTAGLGFNTRVRIEGLALESGRWEQHWPLLSRDVLDGNNVESADVVFGRVPSIAMTLVPVVNA, from the coding sequence GTGACGCCCCGCGTTCCAGACAAACCAGCGCTCGAAGGCCTCGAAGCCAGATGGCAGGCTCGATGGGAGGCCGACGGCACGTACGCGTTCGACCGCCACGCGCCGCGCCCAGCCGTCTACTCGATCGACACGCCGCCGCCGACCGTCAGCGGGTCGCTCCACGTCGGCCACGTCTTCTCGTTCACGCACACCGACGTGATCGCGCGGTTTCAACGCATGCGCGGCAAGGCCGTGTTCTACCCGATGGGGTGGGACGACAACGGCCTGCCGACCGAGCGGCGCGTCCAGAACTACTACGGCGTGCGGTGCGATCCGTCGCTGCCGTACGATGCGGCGTTTGCGCCGCCGGCCAAGCCGCCTGCGCACCCGATCTCGATCTCGCGGCCGAACTTCGTCGACCTCTGCGTCGCGCTCACGGGCGAGGATGAGAAAGCGTTCGAGGCGCTGTGGCGCCACCTGGGCTTGTCGGTGGACTGGTCGTTGACGTACGCGACGATCGGGCGCGACGCCCGATGGGTGTCGCAGCGATCGTTCCTGCGGCTGCTCGACCGCGGCGTGGCCTATCAGCTCGAGGCGCCCACGCTCTGGGACGTGGACTTCCGGACCGCCGTTGCACAGGCCGAGCTGGAGGACCGCGAGATGCCGGGCGCGTACCATCGCATCCGGTTCGCCCGCGAGGACGGCGAGGGCGCGGTCGAGATCGACACGACGCGCCCCGAGCTGCTGCCGGCCTGCGTCGCGCTCGTTGCCCATCCCGACGACGAGCGGTACCGCCCGCTGTTCGGCCATCGCGTCTTCACCCCGCTGTTCGAGGTGCCGGTACCGGTGCACCCGCATCCGCTGGCGGATCCGGAGAAGGGCACCGGCATCGCGATGATCTGCACGTTCGGCGACGTCACCGACGTGACCTGGTGGCGCGAGCTGGCGCTGCCGGTCCGCGCGGTGCTGCAGGCCGACGGGCGGCTGCGCCCGGTCCAGTGGGGGCTCGACGTCTGGGACTCGCGTGAGCCGGAGCAGGCGCAGCAACACTACGACGCGCTCGCCGGCCTGCCGGTCACGCGCGCTCGCACGCGGATCGTCGAGCTCCTGCGCGAGCGCGGCGATTTGCTGGGCGAGCCGCGGCCGATCACCCACCACGTCAAGTTTTTCGAGAAGGGGGACCGTCCGCTCGAGATCATCACGAGCCGCCAGTGGTTCATCCGGAGCATGGACGTTCGCGAGACGCTCCTCTCGCGCGGGCGCGAGCTGCAGTGGGTGCCGCGGCACATGGCGGCCCGCTACGAGAACTGGGTCAACGGCCTGAACGGCGATTGGTGCGTGAGCCGCCAGCGCTTCTTCGGCGTGCCGTTCCCCGTCTGGTACAAGGTCCGCCAGGACGGCACGGTGGACTACGAGGCGCGGCTCGTCCCGCGCGAGGCGCAGTTGCCCGTCGATCCGTCGACGGACGTGCCCGACGGCTACCGCGCCGATCAACGCGGCACGCCGGGCGGATTCATCGGCGATCCGGACGTCATGGACACGTGGGCGACCTCGTCGCTGACGCCCTTCATCGTGTGCGGATGGGGCCGCGACGAGGACCTGTGGCGCCGCACGTTCCCGATGGACCTGCGCCCGCAGGCCCACGACATCATCCGCACCTGGCTCTTCTCGACCGTGCTGCGCTCGGAGCTCGAGGCGGGCGCGCTGCCGTGGAAAACCGCCGCCATCTCGGGATGGGTGCTCGATCCCGATCGCAAGAAGATGTCGAAGTCCAAGGGCAACGTCGTGACGCCGATGGCGCTGCTCGACGAGCACGGATCCGACGCGGTGCGCTACTGGGCGGCGCGCGGCGGGCCCGGTGTCGACACGGCGTTCGAGCCCGGGCAGATGAAGATCGGCCGCCGGCTCGCGATCAAGGTGCTGAACGCCGCCAAGTTCGTGCTGTCCAAGACCGAGCCGTCCGGGCCGGTCGACGACCCGCTGGATCGCTCGATGCTCGCCGCCCTCGCGGCCGTGGTGCAGTCGGCCACCTCGTCGCTCGAGGCGTACGACTACGCGGCGGCGCTCAGGGACATCGAGGCGTTCTTCTGGAGCTTCTGCGACGACTACATCGAGCTGTCGAAGCGCCGGCGAGCGCGCGACGATGGCGCGGCAGCCTCGGCGAGTGCCGCGGCTCAGCGCGCGCTCTCGGTCATGCTCCGGCTGTTCGCGCCGTTCCTGCCGTTCGTGACCGAAGAGGTCTGGTCCTGGTGGCAGGAAGGGTCGGTGCACCGTGCCGCGTGGCCCGCGATCGAGGATCTCGGCGTCGAAGGCTCCGACGACGGGCGCCTGTATGCCGATGCCAGGCACGTGACCGCCGCGATACGCCATCACCGGTCGACGGCGGGCCTGGGATTCAATACGCGCGTGAGAATCGAAGGGCTGGCGTTGGAGAGCGGGCGGTGGGAGCAGCACTGGCCGCTCCTCTCGCGGGACGTGCTCGACGGCAACAACGTTGAATCGGCAGACGTCGTCTTTGGACGCGTGCCGTCGATCGCCATGACGCTCGTGCCCGTCGTCAACGCCTGA